A portion of the Mercenaria mercenaria strain notata unplaced genomic scaffold, MADL_Memer_1 contig_1576, whole genome shotgun sequence genome contains these proteins:
- the LOC128551705 gene encoding uncharacterized protein LOC128551705 yields the protein MGHTATFLRDDGTSKKEKVVVTSTEEVFETAVATVVADFFTGQISYKFQETDIALDVHVNMCYVTNLNTRDFQTPREFIKTHTSDQITFPTNNKAVRKYEF from the exons ATGGGACACACAGCTACATTCTTGAGAGATGATGGTACTTCGAAGAAGGAGAAAGTAGTTGTTACAAGCACAGAAGAAGTCTTCGAAACAGCTGTTGCCACTGTCGTTGCCGATTTCTTCACG GGACAGATATCATACAAATTTCAGGAAACTGATATTGCTTTAGACGTACATGTAAATATGTGTTATGTGACTAACCTAAACACAAGAGATTTTCAAACTCCTCGGGAGTTTATAAAGACGCACACATCTGATCAG ATCACATTTCCGACGAACAACAAAGCTGTGAGGAAGTACGAG TTCTAG